The following nucleotide sequence is from Pagrus major chromosome 13, Pma_NU_1.0.
ACATTCAAACCTCTCACTGATTTTTCCTACTGACATTAAACATACTAAAGCTTCTATCTACAGGTGCTTCAGCCGATCAGGAGGCAGCTGGACCGTCACCGTctgtttatattatatatgtttatagtaagttatatatatttgtgaACATCTCCGCCGTCTGTACATTCAATAACATAAAGCTATCAGACAAGTTTACATGATGAGAACTTTAAAGTTCCTCAAGAAATCATTTCCAGGATATTTTTCAATGACCTTCCATGCTGTCATTTGTGCCTGACATGCAAACTGCAAGTCAAAGTGTCAAACTGATGttgacttttttattaaaataatggtaataataatgtaaataaatgtatacttCTTTGCAGAGTGTTTACTGACCAGTTCAGGAGGCATTTAAGAGCTCTCACTGTTGCAGGTCAGATATTgttggactgttcctttaatgctGCTCAGATCATGAACACCTTCGTGCTTCAATTTGTTCCTGCTTATTTGTCTTATCTTTTTaaactgtctctttttttgtattCCTCTGTGTTCACATCTcttattttatgcattttgaTCCGAAACACTTTGAATTGCTTCATGTATGATGCAGTATCAGGCCACTGTTAAAGGGacagctcacccaaaaatgaaaattcagttttgTCGTTTcgtagcccacaaaacatttctggagtctCGCAGCGAAAcactgttgcagcattctcctaaacaactgaagtagctggagacttgtttcaaaacgtaaagaaaaacaactttacaGGAGTTATTGATAATATTCAGCTACTCATTGTGTCATACCATCTCCCCCCTTTTATCGCATTTACGTCACAACATCGCTGTTGTTCAAATCATCTGCACCCTCAAGTGGTTGGTCTTCTTCAGTCGTTTGAGAATGCTTCAAAacaccgttttgctgtgaagcttcagaaacattttgtggactacaaaacttcacctgacttcatCTGGGGtcagtcgataatgactgaattttcatatttgggtggactgttcctttaagaaaagATATATAATTtccaggggaaaaaaagtcagaatttacGAGAAAAATCCTCGAGTATTCCAGTCGTGAAATTTCTAGGAAAAATGCTTCTGTTGCCTACTGAAGGctagaaataaagaaattaatcCTTTAAATCTCAGATATGTTTCCCAGTGGCCCTAACACACTCGTTTGTGAATGAGATGCTCTGTATGAATAAACATGTTAACTTATACAAAGActcttgtttcttctctctggCAGACGCCATCTTGACTTCTAATGGAGCGTGAGAACAGCAGTAACCATGGTAACCTCCCACGGGAAATGAACATGGAAGAAGAAACAGGTAAGTTGATAAACATCGCATCAGTTTTTTAAGACTCGCtcccgtgtgtttgtgtttccgcCCTCTGACGGACAGAATCtctcactgcagctttaaaaatcTCACACCGTAATATTTCTCTAAACATGAAGCTTGAAGCGAATACATACAGGATACATATCTGACACCGACGACCAGTGTGGAAAGATGCTTTTCTTCTCTATCTTATCTCtaagtttcagtcattttaaggAGAAATTTAAGGAGAAATCAGACACAAATCCAACTGAATTTGTGTCTCATGACAGTGAAGGGTTGGGAAAGTATAATGACACAGGgttgattaattatttataagCTATTTGCTGATTAGAGGGatagttgacccaaaaatccaaaacacttatttttgtctgccttctctcgatTATAATGGAACTTAGCTTGTAGTGCTCCAGGcaccacaaaaataaataaattgaataacTCAGCAGTAATGTCTCTCTTTCCTGAAATCATGACCGGGTTAATCCACAGATCATTAAGATACCTTAAAGGACCTTCTGCTCGTATGCTtttcaggacattttacagGTTTTCACAACCCTAAAATCTCTTTAACTGTAAAGATAATTGGATTTCAAGTGGATGCtcaacaaatgaatgaataaattataatatgttaaggttttttaaatggattAGCCTCATATCGGTACGCAGTATCTTCTGTTGGAAGGCTTTCTGTATGGTGTGTACATTTTTTAGATTCTTGCAATGCACTTTAATTTACTCGTCAAATTAACATTTGTCCTTGgtgttttatggttttaatCATCCATTGTTATGTTAAGTTTTATCCTCCTTTATTTCTAATTAAATTTCAACTTTCTGAACCCAAATCAAGCAGTTTTGGTACCAAACTAACTAACTTGCCCACGGAGACACTTAGCTGTTAAGTTATtcaaaatcttttttgtttgtttgtttttttggcactttgagcaccgCAAGCTAAGAGACATCTAGTTTAAGATCTtcaaaactcaacaactcacaccaaaacaatctagattgATAAATATCCCTACAGTTGAGAGGACggatatgtatttttgatttgtgggtgaactgtctctttaaagcgAAGTCCGATACCCTCAAAGGAGTCAAGACGTTTTTCTTTGATCATTTCCCCaaaattatttttgtctttcaatattctactttttcttttaatatttaactCTGACCCGATCACCTGAGTAGTATAATCTAATTATTGTTCTCACACCAGCCAGTTTGtcttttaatgtttcagttttctcttttaGTTTTGGGTGAAATGATCCTCCACAGCTCCGTCGATCTGTCTGACAGGTAACTGAGGAGGTGTTGCTGGACGAGTCACTGATCAGCTGCTTCAATCCGCTCTAGTGCGACTCGTTTGCAGGTCCAGTTCATTGATCCTGGTCTGGTCCTTCACAGTCTGTTCTCTTCATTCATGTCGTTCAGCCTGCAGTGAGGTAGCTAGCAACACcattgctaagctaagctaagctaaccaatGGTGTCGCAGCAACAGGTGAGACGAACATCACGACAATAAGTTCAAACAGGTATATTTCTGGTCTAATAAACAGAAGGCCAGGCGTCGCTGGTGATGTGAAGACGGCAGAATCAGCCGGTCGGACCACCAGAGCCACGTGCACACAGAGTTCAGCCAATCACGTGATGGTCTGGCGACACCGTCACGGTCtcagtgaaaacatttcagtccTGGAGGATCGGTGGTCTCTGCTGTCTCTGATGGTCCCGCCCCCGTCATTAGGAGGTTGCGGCCTGTTTGTTCCGGAAAGTTTCGAAGAACGCCAACATCCCCTTCCTCACGTTGCTGTTGCTGCCGTTGCCCTTGGTTATCCTCGGCGTCATTATGGAGCTACTGCTGCCGCCGTGGTGACgggatgagagaggagggaaggtgGCGCCGTCCATGGAGTTGGCCCGTTTGACCTTTGACGGGTTAACACGCCACGACTTGGACCTCGGTGGAGGAGTCTGAGCCACGAGACACTTCTGATACTGGACCTGACGGAGAGGACAGGACTGTTAGACGAAGTTAATTCATCTGCGAGAGCCGCTCGACATGTTTGGACCACCAGGGGGCAGAAGAACAACAATCCCTTCACTTTCTACCTTAAACCACCTGATATCTACTAcgatatttattttaatttatccATAAATTGTCTTCAGGATCTAGATGATGTTCAGGTGTTGTCACTCACCATACATGCAGCCTGGACGGCCTCAGACAGGTTCCCTGCGTCCGGTTCACACCAGAACACGTGACACTCGAATTGCTGCGTGCCGCCGTCCACGATCACAGCGAAGGTGTGGCAGTCGTGTCCGACGCCCAGGAAGGTGAGGAAACGTACCTGACAATCCCAGAAAGGCTCCTCCCCTTCCTGTCAGGATCCAATCAGAAGGAAGCAACAGGGTGAAGACTCTCTAGCTTTAGTCACACAGTTTAATAAAGATTAATAATGATGTTACCTGTCCCTTCCACAGAGACAGGATGTTATCAGTGACGTGGACGACGATCGGCTCCCACTCGTCTCTGTCTGTTGAGTTCATGATGCTCTCTATCGCTCGGTTCAGCACCTCCAtacctgcacaaacacagtagactggaaaaatgattttttctgtcttcatcatTCGTATTTATAGAAGCAGTTTTTATAGTTGGAGCATTACACGACACAAggtgtaatgtaatgttgtcTGGTTTCACAGAGAGCTGTGGATAAGACTGACAGTCTTTGTCGATGCTCAGACATTAATGGTAAGTGGATTTCTATTGCACTtcttccagtctactgaccgctcatTGATCAATAACAAACCACAAGCAGCCTAATTACATCCACAGTGTGTCTGACATACATTAGCTTGTTTTCCGTTAGCATGCTCAAGTATTAGTTTGTTGAAAGGAAAGACTTTTCCTGATTGACTTAATGCAGGAGACTCAGGTTACTTTTTTAAGACTATGAGGATCCATTAAAACTGGTTTAGACTATCAGGATCTGGTTTCAGACTAGACCTGATAGTCTAATCAGTTGAATATATTAATTATGaggaaaatgtaaagtttctgTAAAGAGCTCCTGCTTTAAACCTTTAACTGTTTTATGTTTACCTGTAGTcaaatttcatgtttttgcGAGTTAAGTTTTGCATCTGTGAACTGACTAAAATACCATAAAATTAACTTGAATTAATGCATTAAAAGTGTAACAACTAATCATAGTGTCTTTCTTATCACTACCTTATTTCATCACTCTGTACAGGAAGTTTATATTGGAAAAGATTCACAAATTAGACCACAGACCCACAAAATAAAGGCTAACCAACTGAACAACTAAAGAATCAAccatcagtttgtttatgcagAGCGAAGTAACCAATCACAGCGCTGAATGTTGACGTGTTCAGGTGTAACACGTGTGACTCTGTCCTACCCATCGCTCTGGACACCGGCAGGTTACCGATGTACTGGACCTGGAACTTCTGGACCTGCTGCCGGACCGCCTCCAGAAACTCGACTGAAACACAACGAACAGGAGACGGAATCAGCAgagaaccaatcagagagcagcaaGGTGATGTCAGAGAGCAGGTGAGTCACCTTGTCTGGGCAGATCTTCAGGTGAGATGCTCTCCATCGTCAGAGAGCGAGACGGCCTCATCAGCGACTTCTCCGACATCATCTATGGACACggaaaaatgtaatgtttttatgtatgcAACAGCGTTAAAGGCCGaatatgtgttttctgccactaggggtcgcTCAATCAAATCAACTTAACAAAAGATGTCATTGTATGATGTCCTGAAGTAGCGTGGGCTCATTGGCGTTGTTGTCTTCATCGCTTACTACTGTGTTTactgctaattagctaacgttagcatgttaacacacTAAACGACGATGGTGAACATGTGAGCAGGAGCCTCACTGACCTTGGAGCACATCTCATGCAGCGCCGTGGCGATGGCTTTGGCCGGAGCGTTGCAGCGAAACACGTGACACTTCAGCACGCAGCTGTCTTTATCACCCGCCACGAAGGCAAAGTCCCTGaaagcaccacacacacagtggattGGCTGATGGGCCCATGATCATGTGACCGGcaggtaaataaaaaaaaaaatgaccctGACATATAAAAGGAGGGTGTGAGGATGAGTCTAGCTGTGTCTGTGGCTCTGGATGTGAACACGTAAAAGGGAGAAAGTTTTACCTGTCCCTGCCCAGGTGAACGGGTAAGAGGGGGGCGtgttaaagaaaaagagagagacagtgttagtgcaaacagacagagagacaaaatgaaagGTGAGGTTGAGTTTAACATGCCGAAATAGTAAAATGTGAGTTAGTGCCGTCAgaggttagcctagcttagcagaaagactggaagcagggggaagtTTTAGCATAGccaacaagagagaaaaaacaatccTCTTTCCAACATTTTGAATCTAATGTATTTCATGTGATGTCGTGTCTTTTATCTGGACGTGAGTCTGGAGAGGTTTGAATTTCTAAATATACGTTGTTGTGCTTGTTGGGGTCATCTAAGAACAGATTCTCCTCCGAAACGTGTTGTCAGTCCTCCGTGATTGCACAGATATTGTGTAAATGTATTCAACcttatgaatgaatgagtggCTGCAACAATTGTGTTGTGATAAATGTCCTAATAtgatttttaatgattaattacTCCTGCTACTGTCCAGCcgctctctgattggctcacCTGCCGTTGTTGCAGCCCACCCCCCAGACACGGATGTTGATGATTGGCTGACAGTGCAGAGGGGTGTGGTCTAAAGGGTCCAACAGGGTCAGGGTGTCTTTCTTCAGAACCAGCATCATCTCGCGACCCtgcggacagacagacaggcagcgaGACAGACAGATTAGTATGGAAAATACAGTAGACAACAAACACGACACCCTGAGAGTCTAAACCAGATCCGGACAGGTTAAATCAATCAAAACCAGATCCCGATACTCTTAATCAGTTCAAACCACACCGTGATAGTCTAAACCAGTTTGAACCAGATTTTGACAGTCTGAACCTGTCTAAACCCGATTCTGATAGTCCAAACAGGCGGAAGAGAACGTTTTAGACTTTGTTAACTCATTCTGGGTCAGTTTGAGATGAATTCAGaccacagacggacagacagacaggtacaggcTCAGTAGGTGTCTCACCTCTCCCCAGGCCCCcggcctctctctctgctcggGGCTGTTGCAGTGAGACAGCTGCTGGATGACGTTACTGACAGCAAGACTGCTGCGACCGGGAGACAGGtcctcctcctcaacctccAACCAGCCCAGAGACCGCACGgcaaaacactgacagacagacaggcagcgagagagacagacagacagacagacagacaaacagacaggcagcgagagagacagacagacggacagatgaCGGGATTAAGTGGTCAGTGAGTCGTTGGGTGACAAACAGAGAAACcaggacacagacagagagacaggcagagagagagagagacagattaaaTCAGATTAATGCTGCATAAAACGGTGGTAGAGAGAGGTAGACACaaacaagaagagagagagattagagTAGATTAGACCACCAGAGACGAAGAGAACCAACCTCTGCCTTCacttcatattattattattattattattattattatcattattattattattattattattattttatagatGGTATAATGTCACCTTATtaacttttgatattttctaatgtaaaaaaacattcagattgTAAATATTTGTTCTGTTTACTCGActgtctgttttcacatttgctCAAATATTTTGGATCACTTTCTGCGGCTGAGATGAGCTTTCAGTCGGCGTCCATGGTCTTCATCCTGTGGAGACCAGTGTGgcatcagcagctgtttggcTCTGATGTCTCTGTACCGTTTTAATATTTCACATAACTCCTCTTGGAAGATTAAGTTTGGTGTCAGAGTGTGAACAGTTtaacagcagctgctctgtggagCTTTGAGCTGCATATATGGATATTAATAAATTAACATGAATATATACAGATATTAATACTTTTACACATAAatctataaatatatacacatgaAAACTAACAGAGGCAGATCTAGTTTAACCTTTAATAGACATCACAGATCAAATAACAGATTTTTCGTTTGAAAGCATCTCTGTTAATATGTTTATTCTTCAGAATTAGTCGAAGGATGTCACATTGTTTTCTCAAATATAAACTGACAATATTTTAGTTTAACTCCCCTTATTTAACATCTATATTAAGTATactggttcaacaacagctatTAATCTTTCttattacattcatttaaagcCAATATTGAATCGTTGCGTTCATGTAACTTCACAGCTTTGGTTCGCATGAGTTTATAAAGTGTGATGTGAAGATTTCCTGCTCTTCCTTTGAatgattttaatcatttgaaTGTATTGGTAATAACGTTGAAGTTTGGCCTTGGGTTGTCGCAAAAGCGCAGTTTGATGATGagcataatattaaaaaatgaaatactggtatcatgttaataatacacatatgataatatcgtCTGAATAATCTAGCAAAGATTTTAGGTCTTCTGcatctttatttttgatttaatctgGTTGCCTCTTCACCAGTCATTGAGTAGTTAATAGTAAtttctttttgtacactttttttACAGTCTCTGTCCACCTCCCTACTCTCTGATTTTGAGGGTAattgaaaatctgatatcgtgacagccctaatatggactgttggttggacaaaacacacattatgaAGTTGTAAAGTCCATGAGATGTGGGAGAAGGCATGAGACAAATCTAGTAAGTGGACCATGATTATAGATTTTTTGTTGGTGAAGAactaatgtgtttattattattattattattattattattattattaccttgGAGTTGGGGTCATGGTTGGCGATATAATCTTCATGCCACGAAGAcctgagaggaaaaacataattaatataACCTTTacagacactgtgtgtgtgtgtgtgtgtgtgtgtgtgtgtgtgtgtgtgtgtgtgtgtgtgtgtgtgtgttacctggccTCAGGAGGTCCATCTGTCTCACTGTTGGAGCTCTGCTGtcctgcctcctcctgctgtaatgcaacaccacagaagaagagaatgCATCAGACGAGCCTGAGCTAACAGAGCTAGCTCGGATATTTAAAGACGGTCTAACCTGAGTGTCGAGCAGTTGTGGCGGCCCGTTGAGGCTGGGGTGTTGCCACTGAGTGGCGCCGGTGGGAACGTGCCAGTAGTAGGTTCCTGTTGAATCTTTGATGGTTCTCCAGCCGGAGGGAAGATCGGGGTCCAGCAGGAGGTTCTGGTCTGTCCAGATGTTGTCTGCACACACatagaaaaaacaacatgataaTATAATGTTGGCTCCTCCCTACAGACTGCAGTGTTCATTACAGGTATAACGTGAAAGAACAATAtcctgatgatgaagatgtttttcactgagttcaGTTTCAGTCAATTATGACCTGGAAATTTTCACAGTTGACCAATAACAAGCCGTCCTGACAGAGCTGAGCTTTGGTCGGACAGagagtccaaaatggaggaagctaaTGTAGCTAATTTGCTGTGTGTCACTTTCCAGTTTATTGAAGCTCCTTTGTCAGAGTATGAACAACAGAGACATGATGTGAACACAGTTAGGAGACAGGAGGACATTATTCTAATAGCGctgttaataaaatgtgcacctgagctaagctaacaaaCTTATCCTCTTCTTCAGCAACTCTCTATTGAGTGAAGTTATGAACAATCCCGAGAACAAAATGTCCGTGGATGTAAACAGACAAAATAGAAATAGGCTCAGAAAGATGTTGAATCTGAGTAGCAGTAAGGATCACTATCAAAACAGCTAAAGCCGTTTGCTGGGCAGAGCTGCTGCttactcctgtttatcagcctgactgcagcagcgatctaaggttgtgtgtgttacttcatgaacataaccttacagagaggagaaggggaaaGACGAGAGAGAACCGGAGtttctggtgagtgctgacctgaattcaaacacacggACACTAGCTTGCGGCTACGTCTGGGATAATGTAGGTACACgactcaacaaaatgtaaaacaaaggtctagttgtttttagacattttaatgtagaattCATATCTTCCTTTTATTGTTCAGTACTTCCTCTGctcacagacaaactgacactaAGTGCTTACACTCAAATATATTAATTCAACTGCTTTGAACTTTCAGTAGTTCACCTTAAATTGCCGCTCCTGTTCATCACCccacatgcaaaaaaaatcagcatttgaAGGCATTTGAAGTTATTTACAGTGTTTACACcagtgaacagaacagaaaacacatccgTCTAACTTTGATGCTGTTGTTGCtggaaatatatttttgatccgTTGTGTGTCAGGTGTAATATTCAGACACTCTTTAattcaaaaggctttatactttAATAAATCATTCAGACGTCTACCAGAGAAACAGAGTCGTGTTGTTAAGGATAGGTGGGTGCAGTGATTAAATCCATAATCAGCTTTTATCCAATCAGGTGACAGTCTGAAGCGGTGAGAGGAGAGCTGGTTGGTCAGGAGACGTCAGTCATTCAGCTAAATTTAGCACAACTGAGACTGACTTTTGATATGATTGAAAGTAACACGTCAGCAGTGTTATACTGTCAGATAATCAATCTCTACTTTCTTTGATGCCTCTTTTTAGCCagtatttgtttacatttagtcATATCGGCATTTAAAGTATGCCGAATTAGCCTTTAGCagctcctgtttgcagtgtcctcatggatgtacagacaactgtcactggattactt
It contains:
- the apbb3 gene encoding amyloid-beta A4 precursor protein-binding family B member 3; protein product: MMGKDYMLAILIVNYDDNIWTDQNLLLDPDLPSGWRTIKDSTGTYYWHVPTGATQWQHPSLNGPPQLLDTQQEEAGQQSSNSETDGPPEARSSWHEDYIANHDPNSKCFAVRSLGWLEVEEEDLSPGRSSLAVSNVIQQLSHCNSPEQRERPGAWGEGREMMLVLKKDTLTLLDPLDHTPLHCQPIINIRVWGVGCNNGRDRDFAFVAGDKDSCVLKCHVFRCNAPAKAIATALHEMCSKMMSEKSLMRPSRSLTMESISPEDLPRQVEFLEAVRQQVQKFQVQYIGNLPVSRAMGMEVLNRAIESIMNSTDRDEWEPIVVHVTDNILSLWKGQEGEEPFWDCQVRFLTFLGVGHDCHTFAVIVDGGTQQFECHVFWCEPDAGNLSEAVQAACMVQYQKCLVAQTPPPRSKSWRVNPSKVKRANSMDGATFPPLSSRHHGGSSSSIMTPRITKGNGSNSNVRKGMLAFFETFRNKQAATS